In Sphingobacterium sp. PCS056, the following proteins share a genomic window:
- a CDS encoding DUF3467 domain-containing protein, protein MENNQNQNELSIELTEEVAEGIYSNLAIITHSNTEFVIDFVRVMPGVPKAKVKSRIVLTPEHAKRLLGALQDNVIRFDAIAAAGNQTTDAEVIGGDPTVAFPFGGTTGQA, encoded by the coding sequence ATGGAAAATAATCAAAATCAAAACGAATTGAGTATCGAGTTGACAGAAGAAGTAGCAGAAGGGATCTACTCAAATCTAGCGATCATTACACATTCAAACACAGAGTTTGTGATTGACTTCGTACGTGTAATGCCAGGTGTGCCGAAAGCTAAAGTGAAATCTAGAATCGTTTTGACACCTGAACATGCTAAGCGTTTGTTAGGTGCATTACAAGATAACGTTATCCGCTTTGACGCTATTGCTGCTGCTGGAAACCAAACTACTGATGCAGAAGTAATCGGTGGTGATCCAACTGTTGCGTTCCCTTTTGGAGGAACAACAGGTCAAGCGTAA
- a CDS encoding cold-shock protein codes for MSSSESFSKKEKEKKKLKKKQDKEQKKEERKNNTDKGKSLEEMFVYVDEYGNITSTPPDPTKKTKINVEDIAISTAKYEANPEDLIKSGIVNFYNTDKGFGFIRDLKTQDKIFFHVNGLIDAVKENDKVTFETEKGLKGMNAVNVKLQK; via the coding sequence ATGAGTAGTTCAGAAAGTTTTAGCAAAAAAGAAAAAGAGAAAAAGAAGTTAAAAAAGAAACAAGATAAGGAACAAAAGAAAGAAGAAAGAAAGAACAATACCGATAAAGGTAAAAGTCTAGAAGAAATGTTTGTTTATGTCGATGAATATGGAAATATAACTTCAACACCTCCTGATCCAACGAAAAAAACAAAAATTAATGTAGAAGATATCGCGATATCAACTGCTAAATATGAAGCAAATCCAGAAGATTTAATCAAATCAGGTATTGTGAATTTTTACAATACTGATAAAGGTTTTGGTTTCATCCGTGATCTCAAAACTCAGGATAAAATATTTTTCCACGTTAATGGTCTAATTGACGCTGTTAAAGAGAATGATAAAGTTACTTTTGAAACAGAAAAAGGATTAAAAGGTATGAATGCCGTTAATGTTAAATTGCAAAAATAA
- a CDS encoding carbon-nitrogen hydrolase family protein has product MDIQVRNLTKKDYVDLRRSMTEAYQGVGDVWTRENIVDLIDLFPEGQLCVEIDGHVVACALSIILNSKKSNIYDSYYEIIDDGKFSKHTSDGDTLYGIEVFVHPDHRALRLGRRLYDARKELCEQMNLKSIIAGGRIPNYHNYSDKMSPRTYIEKVKRKEIFDPTLTFQLSNDFHVKKILKHYLPEDSESMEFATLLEWNNIYYESESRSISTTKQTIRLGLVQWQMRLFDNIDAFYDQIEFFVDTVSDYGTDFIMFPEFFNSPLMSPYNELPERLAMEKLAEKTSEIIDKIQQFAVSYNVNIIAGSMPIMENKKLYNISYLCHRNGKLDSFKKIHITPNESKYYGMTGGNEVKVFDTDCGKVGLLICYDVEFPELSRILADQGMQILFVPFMTDTQNGYIRVRSCAQARAIENECYVAIAGSVGNLPRVNNMDIQYSQSAVFTPSDFAFPNNAIKAEATPNTEMVLIADVDLYALRDLHEYGTVKIMKDRRKDLYEVKLLK; this is encoded by the coding sequence ATGGATATTCAAGTCAGGAACTTGACGAAGAAAGATTATGTTGATTTGAGAAGGTCAATGACCGAAGCTTACCAAGGAGTGGGAGATGTCTGGACAAGAGAAAATATTGTCGATCTCATCGATTTATTTCCAGAGGGGCAGTTATGTGTAGAAATTGATGGCCATGTGGTCGCTTGTGCACTTTCTATTATTTTAAACTCGAAGAAAAGTAATATATACGACAGCTATTACGAAATTATTGACGACGGAAAATTTTCCAAACATACCAGCGATGGAGATACCCTCTACGGGATAGAAGTGTTCGTACATCCAGATCATAGGGCTTTAAGGTTAGGAAGACGTCTATATGATGCACGAAAAGAACTCTGTGAGCAGATGAACTTGAAATCTATTATAGCTGGAGGTAGGATTCCCAATTATCACAACTATTCGGATAAAATGAGTCCAAGGACATACATTGAAAAAGTAAAGAGAAAAGAGATTTTTGATCCGACCTTAACTTTTCAATTGTCCAACGACTTTCATGTTAAAAAAATATTGAAGCATTATCTTCCAGAAGATTCCGAATCCATGGAGTTTGCCACCTTATTAGAATGGAATAATATTTATTATGAGTCGGAATCACGCTCTATATCAACAACCAAACAAACAATCCGTTTAGGTTTGGTACAATGGCAAATGCGTTTATTTGACAATATTGATGCGTTTTATGATCAGATTGAGTTCTTTGTCGATACGGTAAGTGATTATGGAACAGATTTTATTATGTTTCCCGAATTTTTCAATTCGCCATTAATGAGTCCTTATAATGAATTACCAGAACGGTTGGCGATGGAAAAATTAGCGGAGAAGACTTCTGAGATTATTGATAAAATCCAACAATTTGCAGTTTCCTATAATGTCAATATCATCGCTGGATCGATGCCTATTATGGAAAATAAAAAGTTGTATAACATTTCTTATCTCTGTCACCGGAACGGTAAACTGGATTCTTTTAAAAAGATACACATAACTCCAAATGAAAGTAAATACTATGGAATGACAGGAGGTAATGAAGTAAAAGTATTTGATACCGATTGTGGAAAAGTAGGTTTATTGATTTGTTATGATGTCGAATTTCCTGAACTCAGCCGCATCCTCGCAGATCAAGGCATGCAGATCTTATTTGTCCCATTTATGACCGACACACAAAATGGTTATATTCGTGTCAGGTCTTGCGCTCAGGCTCGTGCTATTGAAAATGAATGTTATGTTGCGATAGCGGGATCTGTGGGCAATCTACCCCGTGTTAATAATATGGATATTCAATATTCACAATCAGCGGTATTTACTCCATCAGATTTTGCATTTCCAAATAATGCGATTAAGGCAGAAGCAACTCCAAATACCGAAATGGTATTGATTGCTGATGTGGATCTATATGCACTTCGCGACCTTCACGAATATGGTACAGTCAAAATTATGAAAGATCGTCGAAAAGACCTATATGAAGTCAAGCTGTTGAAATAA